A genomic segment from Daphnia carinata strain CSIRO-1 chromosome 1, CSIRO_AGI_Dcar_HiC_V3, whole genome shotgun sequence encodes:
- the LOC130691466 gene encoding PHD finger protein 23-like encodes MADTLFKAPRTRKSPRQDDYEPPPSSHSGKRPRTSEDFLLFCKFILEHENYEMLKHEELRSKANSPIGSTGSESAKSETPSSNSGEERKVSSDSDSDDGEGDDGYNTVTCYCGKPFAGRPMIECSHCLTWIHLSCARIRRTNIPDEFICAKCREKGVTQLTNQS; translated from the exons ATGGCTGATACTTTATTTAAAG CTCCAAGAACAAGGAAATCTCCGCGACAAGATGACTATGAG CCTCCTCCATCATCACATTCAGGGAAAAGACCTAGAACATCAGaagatttcctccttttctgCAAGTTTATATTAGAGCATGAAAACTATGAAATGCTAAAACATGAG GAATTGAGATCTAAAGCAAATAGTCCTATTGGGAGTACTGGTTCTGAAAGCGCCAAGTCAGAAACTCCATCATCCAATAGTGGTGAAGAGAGAAAAGTGTCTTCAGACAGCGACTCAG ATGATGGTGAAGGTGATGATGGTTACAACACTGTGACATGTTATTGTGGTAAACCTTTTGCTGGACGGCCCATGATTGAGTGCAGTCACTGCCTAACATGGATTCACCTTTCGTGTGCCAGGATCCGAAGGACCAACATCCCTGATGAATTCATCTGCGCCAAGTGCCGAGAGAAGG
- the LOC130691452 gene encoding GRIP1-associated protein 1-like encodes MSSAISHEEFHRIQTQLLDLRTANYTLMEESNRYKNEAKNTVLKLDSLEKDYQKAQRALEKSRKAKDVEMLFAENDALQNKLISQEEQFREQNQALLQELANLVAANEKLEALVKSQQGGRELSDSYSQCDLSRELYEKLLSEEKQRFELLNEQFCVKVNQMTDLTATLNEMRASFDAQVMCLKKEISLLQIEAEKVGPLTEQLENSSIEKNTLCNEINQLKDHVDHLKHSCQQEISQLHEAHRIEMDTQKTLHAEEVKQYEIQVELAAAQRAEFEDEAARARQEAQDAQEDVRIAERRILSVTADLRRQLRGERRRADKLQERLRDVVSDASTSLPKADVSIDHDNCSVSSWSLMSGQNDGNAPATPSSPFPPTDSPSSGSEKNGSRSEGEQAPDLASENARLVNRLATMQQEKWRLEERVLHLEETNAAMADEMVKRGKLIQHYCMEGRSSPAKPESSGSISFSPGSEKLSVRRMVSLIRQIGGDAEGETDGQQRRLRRMLEETLTKNMHLQEDIERLSQEIVRLSQIVGSNNTSPVVHRLPSNHIEAAVMNSA; translated from the exons ATGTCCTCGGCCATTTCACATGAAGAATTTCATCGTATCCAAACACAATTACTGGATCTTCGGACAGCAAATTATACTCTAATGGAAGAATCAAATCGATACAAGAATG AGGCAAAAAACACTGTTTTGAAACTTGATAGTTTGGAGAAAGACTACCAAAAAGCCCAGCGTGCTCTGGAAAAGagtagaaaagcaaaagatgtTGAAATGTTGTTTGCAGAAAATGATGCTTTGCAGAACAAGCTCATTTCTCAGGAGGAACAGTTCAGAGAGCAAAACCAGGCACTACTTCAAGAACTTGCAAAT cTTGTTGCAGCCAATGAAAAACTTGAAGCACTTGTGAAATCCCAGCAGGGTGGACGTGAACTCTCTGATTCATATAGCCAATGTGATTTATCTAGAGAGCTTTATGAGAAGCTCCTATCTGAAGAAAAACAGCGCTTCGAGCTGCTTAATGAACAGTTCTGTGTGAAAGTCAATCAAATGACAGACCTGACTGCCACCTTGAATGAAATGAGGGCAAGTTTTGATGCACAAGTAATgtgtttaaagaaagaaatatcaCTTTTGCAA ATAGAAGCCGAGAAAGTTGGACCGTTGACGGAACAGTTGGAAAATAGTAgcatagaaaaaaataccCTATGTAACGAAATTAATCAACTTAAGGATCACGTTGATCATTTAAAACATTCCTGCCAACAAGAAATATCTCAGTTACATGAAGCACATCGCATAGAAATGGATACCCAAA AAACCCTTCACGCAGAAGAAgtgaagcaatatgaaattcaGGTTGAACTGGCAGCCGCCCAGAGAGCGGAATTTGAAGATGAAGCCGCTCGAGCCCGCCAGGAAGCTCAGGATGCCCAAGAGGATGTTCGTATTGCTGAACGACGAATTTTGTCTGTCACGGCCGATTTAAGAAGGCAGTTGCGAGGAGAGCGCCGAAGAGCTGATAAACTTCAAGAGCGCCTTCGTGACGTTGTAAGTGATGCTTCCACTTCGCTGCCTAAAGCTGACGTGTCGATCGATCATGACAACTGCTCAGTTTCCTCTTGGAGCTTGATGAGCGGACAAAACGATGGAAATGCCCCAGCCACGCCGTCCTCTCCCTTCCCACCAACG GATTCACCTAGTAGTGGCTCAGAGAAGAATGGTTCCCGGTCAGAAGGAGAGCAAGCCCCAGACTTAGCCAGTGAAAATGCCCGATTGGTTAACCGATTGGCGACGATGCAACAGGAAAAATGGAGATTGGAAGAACGAGTTCTCCATTTGGAAGAGACCAATGCCGCCATGGCTGATGAAATGGTCAAGCGAGGCAAATTAATTCAACATTATTGTATGGAAGGTCGCTCTAGTCCAGCGAAACCAG AGAGTTCCGGCTCAATTTCGTTCAGTCCTGGTAGTGAGAAACTCAGCGTACGTAGAATGGTCAGCCTCATCCGGCAGATCGGTGGGGATGCTGAAGGAGAAACAGATGGCCAACAACGTCGGCTAAGGCGTATGCTCGAAGAGACCTTGACGAAGAACATGCACCTTCAG GAGGATATTGAACGACTTTCTCAGGAAATTGTCCGTCTTAGCCAGATCGTTGGGTCGAACAATACTTCTCCAGTCGTCCACCGTTTGCCTTCTAACCACATTGAAGCTGCTGTTATGAATTCGGCTTGA